From the genome of Desulfovibrio aminophilus:
GATGTCGAAGAGCGCGTCGCGGCCCTGGTCCAGCATGGCCAGCACCGGGGCCTTGGCCGTGCCGTAAAAATTGCCGTGGACCTCGGCCCACTCGGCGAACTCCCCGGCCTCGCGCATGGCCAGGAAGCGGTCGCGGTCAACGAAATGGTAATCGGTCCCGTCGCGCTCCGCGCCCCGGGGGGCGCGCGTGGTGTAGGACACGGAGTAGCCGATCTCCGGGAACTCCCGCAGGAGCTTGCGGACCAGGGTGCTCTTGCCCGCGCCGGAGGGCGCGGAGAGCACGAGGACGATGCCGCGCCGCTCAGACATCGGCGGCCTCCTCCGCGACCTCGAAGGCCTCGGCCTGGAAGCGCTGGCCGATGGTCTCGGCCTGAATGGCCGAGAGGATCACGTGGTTCGAGTCGGTGACGATGATGGCGCGGGTCTTGCGGCCCTGGGTGGCGTCCACCAGGCGGCCCTCCTGGCGCGCGTCCTCGCGCAGGCGGCGCATGGGCGCGGAGGACGGGTTGGCGATGGCCACCACCC
Proteins encoded in this window:
- a CDS encoding DUF370 domain-containing protein, whose translation is MSRQSLRQGLLNIGFGNFVVLTRVVAIANPSSAPMRRLREDARQEGRLVDATQGRKTRAIIVTDSNHVILSAIQAETIGQRFQAEAFEVAEEAADV